A single region of the Streptomyces sp. NBC_01262 genome encodes:
- a CDS encoding flavin-containing monooxygenase, protein MHNCAPTQTPETDHAALRTKYLAERDKRIRAEGQKQYVEAEGEFEEYYEADPYTPVVPRPAIREDIDVAILGGGLCGLIAGARIRQAGVSSFRVIELAGDFGGAWYWNRYPGIQVDTDSYCYLPMLEELGYMPKQKYAFGDEVFEHCQRIGKHFGLYDRALFSTLVRSMEWDGSARRWLIRTNRDDEIRARFVVMAQGPFNRPKLPGIPGITDFQGHTFHSARWDYAYTGGDMSGGLDKLADKRVAVIGTGASGVQIVPHLARDAQHLYVFQRTPSSIDERGDVPTDPEWVETLRPGWQKERQRNFHTAAFEAFGPGQPDLVCDGWTEISRNLQAHLDATGGWASLADPAKFMELREIQDYQVMERLRGRVDAVVKDRRTAEALKPYYRFLCKRPCFNDQYLPAFNRPNVTLVDVSDTKGVERITEKGIIAHGVEHEVDCIIFASGFEITTDLDRRLGIQPFAGRDGLSLYDHWADGYRTLHGTMSHGFPNQFFMGFIQGGVTASTTAMFEQQADHIAYILKETLARGATTVEPTAQAQEQWCATIKASAFDNSNFQRECTPGYYNNEGEQLIRSHLGDPYWPGFYALEELLHAWRDTGEMAGLALDG, encoded by the coding sequence ATGCACAATTGCGCACCGACGCAGACGCCGGAGACCGACCACGCCGCCCTCAGAACGAAGTACCTGGCCGAGCGCGACAAGCGCATCCGCGCCGAGGGACAGAAGCAGTACGTCGAGGCCGAGGGCGAGTTCGAGGAGTACTACGAGGCCGATCCGTACACGCCGGTCGTGCCCCGGCCCGCGATCCGCGAGGACATCGACGTGGCGATCCTCGGCGGCGGCCTGTGCGGTCTCATCGCCGGGGCCCGCATCAGACAGGCCGGCGTCTCCAGCTTCCGGGTCATCGAGCTGGCCGGCGACTTCGGCGGCGCCTGGTACTGGAACCGCTACCCCGGCATCCAGGTCGACACCGACAGCTACTGCTACCTCCCGATGCTCGAAGAGCTCGGCTACATGCCGAAGCAGAAGTACGCCTTCGGGGACGAGGTCTTCGAGCACTGCCAGCGGATCGGGAAGCACTTCGGCCTCTACGACAGGGCGCTCTTCAGCACCCTGGTCCGCTCCATGGAGTGGGACGGCTCGGCCAGGCGCTGGCTGATCCGCACCAACCGGGACGACGAGATCCGCGCCCGCTTCGTCGTCATGGCCCAGGGGCCGTTCAACCGGCCGAAGCTCCCCGGAATCCCCGGAATCACCGACTTCCAGGGGCACACCTTCCACTCGGCTCGCTGGGACTACGCGTACACTGGCGGCGACATGAGCGGCGGGCTGGACAAGCTCGCCGACAAGCGGGTCGCCGTCATCGGCACGGGAGCCAGCGGCGTCCAGATCGTCCCGCACCTCGCCCGCGACGCCCAGCACCTGTACGTCTTCCAGCGCACCCCGTCGTCCATCGACGAGCGCGGCGACGTGCCGACCGATCCGGAGTGGGTGGAGACGCTCCGGCCGGGCTGGCAGAAGGAGCGGCAGCGCAACTTCCACACCGCCGCGTTCGAGGCCTTCGGTCCGGGCCAGCCGGACCTGGTCTGCGACGGCTGGACCGAGATCAGCCGCAACCTTCAGGCGCATCTGGACGCCACCGGCGGCTGGGCCTCGCTGGCGGACCCCGCGAAGTTCATGGAGCTCAGGGAGATCCAGGACTACCAGGTGATGGAGCGGCTGCGCGGGCGCGTCGACGCCGTCGTCAAGGACAGGAGGACAGCGGAGGCGCTGAAGCCCTACTACCGCTTCCTGTGCAAGCGGCCGTGCTTCAACGACCAGTACCTGCCGGCCTTCAACCGCCCGAACGTCACCCTCGTCGACGTGTCGGACACCAAGGGCGTCGAGCGCATCACCGAGAAGGGCATCATCGCCCACGGCGTCGAGCACGAGGTCGACTGCATCATCTTCGCCAGCGGCTTCGAGATCACCACCGACCTCGACCGCCGCCTGGGCATCCAGCCGTTCGCCGGCCGCGACGGCCTGTCGCTCTACGACCACTGGGCCGACGGCTACCGCACCCTGCACGGCACCATGAGCCACGGCTTCCCCAACCAGTTCTTCATGGGGTTCATCCAGGGCGGCGTGACCGCGAGCACGACGGCGATGTTCGAGCAGCAGGCCGACCACATCGCCTACATCCTCAAGGAGACCCTGGCGCGCGGGGCCACGACCGTGGAACCCACCGCGCAGGCGCAGGAGCAGTGGTGCGCGACCATCAAGGCGAGCGCGTTCGACAACAGCAACTTCCAGCGCGAGTGCACGCCCGGTTACTACAACAACGAGGGCGAGCAGCTGATCCGGTCGCATCTCGGCGACCCCTACTGGCCCGGGTTCTACGCCCTTGAGGAACTGCTGCACGCATGGCGCGACACGGGCGAGATGGCGGGCCTCGCTCTGGACGGCTGA